The genomic segment AggggggctgataaactgtgcacCAACACAAGGGCTACACTCTCTAGACCTTTAAGGCAGATGTTTCTGATAATAGGGCCACTTAGTTTAGGTACAAAGTGTTTGTACTCAATAAACTGCAACTCTGTATTTTACAATCTAATGCATACAACTACATGGATACATATCATACGGGCGTTTAAGCTTAAAGCATCTAGAAGCAGAAGAGCTGATGCAAAACCCACTTTTATGGGTAGAACCTCCTTAAACAGGGCAAGAATCCTAGATCAGCATTTCTGCTTTATGGTGTACGAGTACCTGATAAAGTGTACTGATCCAGGATCTTCTTAAGTCGTATACTGTAACTGATCCAATGATACAGAAACACGTGAGCCACATGTTCCAGGCTGGGAAAACCGTTTGCCATCAGTGACAAATTGCTGTCCCATTCTGAGCACAGAAATGAGCTGGAAGAATGCAGTGCCTCCGTTACTTGCATAACCTTACAGCAGAGTGAATGCAGGTAAAAGGGGTGCAGGTCCTCAGGAGGTGGCAGTGTCTGCATAAGGACAGGAGAAACCTCGTACAAAGTCGATTCAAAAATGAAAAGCGTTTGCTGGAGATGTGCGCAGGCAGACGGGATCCCTCGCCCTTTTCACTAAGACTTTTTGGAGTCCTGCGTGTTCCGCCTCCTGACGTCGTTTAAGTCCACTGGTGTGAACGCTGCAAGACAAACACCAAAAACATCTGATACAGAATTTAAATGATCAATTAGCAAACACAAAAACGCTTTCCTGGGCTTCCTGTAACTTGCAGTTATCATCTAAAATAAACGCAGCTTTCCTCTATTTTGGACCAAATTGGCAAAAATTCTTCCAAATAAATATTTGTGCtgtgatttttgtgttttagagatttaaaaaatacagcaaatagaGTTTATATTGAgtttatattgtaaataattaaaacatttcaattgAAAAGGTGCAACACTCACTCTATACTcaataaaaaaagtttcatAATTTAGCTCAGGTCTCATGTTTTACTTTTGTCCAATTAGTTAAAGTGTGCACTTAAatgagcagaagtgtgttcataGTTTGGTAATTTACCTGTTcaagcacacctgattacactcatcTGTTAATGGCCAGTTGTAGTGAGTTTTTTTGAGCAGGGAAACCACCAAACTCTGCTGGATACTGGCACTCCAGGACTGGAGTAGTGCACCCCTGCTGTGTTcacttgttttcatttaaaaccaGTGAGAAAAACACATAACCTTTGAAACCCATGGCTGTAATTTTACAAaatttaaaacactaaaaaatatatacatgtcAGTTGGTTtcatggggaaaaataaaaatccatcAACAAAATCAGTGCCTGTATTTCTGAGGGTTAGCCTATATATTAAgaaacccttattagtcccacaacggggaaatttcacctccgcatttaacccatccctgaagtgaaacaccacatacactctagacagcacacacacactaggggcagtgagcacacttgcccggagtggtgggcaacCCAATCGAGCgaccggggagcagttgaggattaggtgtcttgctcaaggacacctcagtcatgtgctgtcagctctggggatcgaaccggcgacctatGATATAGTGcctatatataaaacattcttTGTGCTTAACAGAAACATAAGAAAATAGGTCAACGTACAGCTCAGGTTGGGGTTCGGTGTCCTCTCCACATATTTCTGGGGTCCTTTATTGCTGTTTTCACTTCCCTGGAAAGACTGCatctctctcatcacacactGCCAGGCTGTAAAAATAACccacaacaaaaacattcaaaagcaaaacaagCCGAGCTGCGCTGTACTGTGTTTTTGCACCTTTTTCAATatagaagtaaaaataaaagattaatttagcttttttccACTTTCCAGAACAAGACgaaagcaaaaacaaataatttccTTGAAATACGTTTATATGAatttatatgaatatgaatttccCTGAAAATACgtttaaatacacaaaaacacacaaaacttaAGAGAAGTCAAGTTTCACAGTTGCCTCTTTCAGGTATTTCATGTACTGTTTATTAACAGAACGGAATAAAACAGAACTCTAATAATTCGGCTCAGTTAATCATTGGTGAAGTTGATCACCGATCAAGAACTGATGGATACAGTAGGTAAAACTAGATTAAATGATTATAGTACaactcaaaaaagatggttcttcaatggatCTACAGTTCATagaattgttctatatagaacaatgaacgctgcatgattaaagggttcttcacatcaCCAGGCTTGATACTGTAACAACAggagaactctttttggtgctatatagaaccatttttaaaaaggttttatacagaaccatctacagcacattctccaccctttcatgatgcaaaagaaccctttaatgatgcagagggttctttgagagttcatggttctgtatagaaccattttgcagGTGTAAGAGAAACGCATGTTATTTGTCTATTAGTGTCTGTTGCACATGTAAACTGCTTACTGTAATGAATGAAGCGCACGTTCTCCtcgtgtgctggtgtgagtaaTTCTTCTGTGTTGGTTGGCGAGCAGGCGCCGGACGTCTGTTTGTAGTTTTGTACCATCTTTGGAGCTGCTGACAAGAAACAGGTCATTTTCGCCCAAGTTGAAAATCACTAGAGAATAATTACTTTAATATTCTTTGATATTTAATTGACTAGGAATGCGTAATACGGTACTGGGTTACTGCACTAAATGTCTACCAATGCAGTAAAAAGTGCATTCTTATACAAATAAGTGCTCCTTTGTCTGAAATGCCCAGTcctaatttttacattttataaatgtttatgtggaGTTgagcgatatggcaaaaatgttttatcaCGATTCTTAACAACATTATCACAAtgtgcatcacaatatttcgtttttctgaaatttaataacttgaaacagacaaaacagaaccTGTAGCGCCACATAAAAAATActacaacagtaataataaaccTACAGCTACAAAGATTTAATTCAGCgctaaatctaattaaacagacaaattatgctcactttgttATGAAATGGTCAGGGCTATTTAAGCGCTGACgatatcacaataacaataaaatatcatcatactGCCCACCCCTAGGTATTGGGAGATATgtacacaaaataataataatggcatCAGCCCAGAAAGCCAATTTCAGTGTAACCCTAGTGTATAGTTACTATTAAATTAACTTATTCAAAGTTTTTGATCTTTTCTAAACCAGCTACTAAGCCCAGGAATCAGAGCCCTAACTGTCTGTATTCATACTGTCCCATACCAtaatacacacactgcacaaatgAATGCATTTCTAATGGTAATGCACTACTTACAGTGCACTATTCAGTATAGTAGTACGCCCTAAGAAACAACACACAGCCTTAAAAAgggtggttctttaaaggttctttagtaaagaaacctGTTCTGTGACCATGTCAtgattaaatggctctttgaatggtgaatgtgttatatatggttctatatagcatcaagcACGGTTgttctattgctacaagcttgaaGTCATCCCAATAGCAGAGCCCTACACATagaacacactctccatcaatctctaGAACCATTTCGCCATTGAAAAGAACGACTCAGGAACGgtgatggttctacataaaactcACGGTTCTAAATAGGACCATCCTTTTAACTAAGCTGATAAAGCAGCCGGACTCACAGACCGTGATGCTCTCTGCCCACTGACTACTCTGAACTGGTGACCCAACGTTCAGACCCGGAGCTGCGTAAGAACATTAACGCTAAGTTAGATATTTTGGTTGCAGCGTTGAGCTTTTTTTCTTATTAGTTAAATGTAAGTTTTAATTCGTCAACGTTGAGCTAGCCCGCTAAAGTTAGCCTATCTAAACTACGAGGCTGACATTTgcttcctatttgccagcttcttggtcgaatttcccgttccaccttaaatggtgcagcagttacagttacactgcagcactatttaaggtagaacgggaacaTTCGAACAAGGAGCTGACTTCACTGCAAAACAAAGGTTACTCGCTTTTTCCCCAGTGCTATTTACTGAAGCCATGGTTTGGTTTATGTTCTGACACGTAAGCCGTACTTTGTCCAAACTGTCCGCTCCTGTACTGACACGGTCGAGCAGGTTAGCCGTTAGCTTAGCCAACCTTCACGAACCGCAGGTTATTGTCAGCTCGCAAGCCTTCTACGCTTTCGAAAGGAGACGGCAGCGCgcatatgatatgatatatttCATCGCTAGTTTTATTTTAAGCAATAATTGTGAGAATCGTTGTAAATTTAACCTTCAGTTGCTTTGATAAGAAGCTCACTTACAGAGCCGCCCAGTCGAGTCCCCCTTTGTGCTGAAGCTTTCAAAACAAACGGCTGAAGGGGCGTGGTTAACGCTGCAGCGCGGGGCGCGACCAACAGGGGGCGTGTCGCAGATGCTGAAAGGGGTGTTTAAGCGCGGTGCTGCCCAAAGGGGCGTGTTCAAATCCAGTGTGGTGAATAAGGGCCGTTAAAGCGCTTCATGAGCAAAAAGCAGGGCGTTAAAGCGCAAGTATGAAGGAAAATCAGTGGTGAAGTACAGAAATcatgcacttgagttaaagcaggGAGACCCAAGGTCAAATATTACTGCAGTTAAAGAagaagttcctcccttcagacctccacttgagtaaaagtacaaaagtatttgccctcaaatgtacttaagtatcaaaggtaaaagtactaaaatattaGAATCATaattaatgtcctgttatcatttatGTAAGCAAGGCTCTTGCTTAAtcaactcatttcaggtgaaagtcctccagcgtctctcttggtaaaccagtcttttaatagaacgtcattaattagtgatgctgacgtctattaaaatgatcataagcacaaaacactgaaggcaaacagtttccatcagggagaacgaAGTGGCTCTGAAACATATTTctatacatatttctatattgtggtctatttgcacaaagttaggttagttcatcatttatgttgaacagactctcccagaattttacgctgctgcgctgacgttgaaccgtgtgcttgcgctgggtcggtatgaccaacaggtcaaaacaagctcaaaacacactgcgtgctgtgccctgattggtggtCTTCCTTCACGCTTCTTTCGCTTTgacactttacatttttatacagacataagccaaaaggaacgacagatttctcagaatgtagtggaagaaaaaagtaacatatttgactctgaaatgtagtggagtgaaagtaaaaagtcgcccagaatggaaaaacagtTGTCAGCCTCGTAGTTTAGATAGGCTAACTTTAGCGGGCTAGCTCAACGTTGATGAATTTGTTAAAACTTACATTTTACTAATAAGAAAAAAAGCTCAACGCTGCAACCAAAATATCTATCTTAGCGTTAATGTTCTTACGCAGCTCCGGGTCTGAACATTGGGTCACCAGTTCAGAGTAGTCAGTGGGCAGAGAGCATCACGGTCTGTGAGTCCGCCTGCTTTatcacagatacacaaaaaagtaagtacagtaacaaatgaCATTTACTTTGAtgctgtccaccactgtggAAAATAGAGTGTGTTAAAGTGCAGCATAGCCAAAAAGTAGTGTATTCAAACCCAATGCATTCAGAAAGTGCATGTGAAAGCCCAGCATACCTTTACGGGGCTGTTCAAACCCAATGTAGTAATAAAGGGGGTGTCAAAGCCCAGCATGGCCAACAAAGAGGCATATTAAAATGCAGCCAAAGATATAAAAGAAGAATaagtacaaacaatataaaaagaagaatacatacaaaaaaacctacaggcatatatacaactAGACATATACAGAAATCTGCAATaagatctataacctgagatgaaaaGGGCAGTGCAACAGCAGCATATATTGGTTctgaaataaagtgtctagtgtggagtgtccagatgtgcacgATGTGTGATAAGGGGtacagaaagtgcaatatgtacAGTAAGGTGTCCGTATGTGCAGATGGATAGAATAAACCTATGATTTAGCATGAGATTCAGACTCagtcctcatctctcctctctctcttctcttcttcttcaggCCCCCACtgggacaaaggatctcctgagtctgtcggttgagcagctctgtgagaGCAGCCTGCCACTAAATATGTTCCTCTCCTCCACGttgatggtgtgcagtgggtggccatcatcctccataatggagagcagtttgtacAATGTCCTTTTCTCTGCCAACTTAGCCACAGAGTCTAGTTCCACACAGACCACTGATCCTGCAcgcctgaccagcttgtccagttGCATCTCGTCTCTTTTTCATGCTCCCgccccagcacaccacagctttaaaaacacagctggcaaACACAgtctgatagaacatctgcaggagTTTCCTACAGATGTTGAAGGGCCCCAGCCTCCTCAAGAAAtaggaagaagagaggagaattaccacaCTCTAGTCTTCTGGTTTCCCAAATGCTAGAGGGCAACCcagagtgagtccaaaatgaatgattAGATGaattagtttagtttaatttataaatgcttaaacatttttcatgtaaaataatacaatcTTTTCCTGAACACATGAAACAtagcattaaacatttaaacactgctgttatatttttaagagcttttaaactccagttgtgggcgcaaacagccaatgagctgctccgcttgctaaccaatcagccgcTCGGTAGCGGTAATGCCAGGAAATATAACGGTgattttctttgctttactgaaatacatccttctactttctacgATAAAAAGGAAAATTCTGGCCAAGTTGTTAGCAActattttaattttgtgttttttttagctgttgagctccatttactcccattcactgagtcaagtttttgatataatgggggaagcaggaagtggccaggctgcTCATAAATCAGTTCTAGTGCAGCGTGGCCAAAAAGGCATGCTAAAGCCCCGTTTAGTCAAAAAGGGTGTGTTGAAGTCTGGCAAAGGGTGCTATATCAAAAGCCAAGCCTGGTCATATCTCATATCTCCAACGTGCTTCTGTCTGGTCAGTTGTCAGTGTACACCAGCAGATCGCTCTTATAAATACGTATGTATTTATACTACTTAATCACCTCTTCTTTCCaatagaactaataaagctgcTAATTTTGACCACCACAGCAATTTACAGCAAGACTGTGCATTTGCAAAGTGTTAGCAGGGCGTTCCCTTTGCATTTTTGCATTGAAAATATTTCTGGCCTTAAAGTCCAGTGTACACGTTAAAGCCCAGAGGTTTTAGAGGTGAAGAAGATCAGTTTGGCTTAAAAGCCACTGCACTCTCATTATCTTTctataaaattaaaagaaaccAAACAATTTACTCATAAAAaactttattgaaaaataaGGTATAAAAATTAAGACTAGGCCGTGCAAAATCACACCTACACAATTAGCAAAAAATATTTCCCTTTTATATTTAGTGTACTGAACAGTCACAATATAAAGGCGAAAGGGAATTAGAAACACTATGTTTACAGTACTACAGTACTTAGATTGCACAATAACACAATCAAAGTgtataaaatgcatttgttcTGAAATCTATACAAACCATATCATTTATGCAGCCTATAATGCAGCACAGTCGCGCTAAACACAAACTGATCTCGAACTGCTTCATGTATAGTTCTTCACTGGGATGAAAGCAGCTGTGCACAGTCACTGAAGGTAGGATCCTTCGATGTAGAGGACAGAGCCACTTCTCCACTCAGCTGACCACTGTGGTCCACTCGAGCGCTCAGGCCCAGGCGGATATCACGAAGGGCCTTGTTGAAGACTTCAACCGTGACAGTGGCTGTCCCAACAGAACCGTCTGGTTTGTTTTATCACAAACTGATGAGAATTCGGGGGAAATCTCAGTCTCCTTCAACCCCAAACAGCTCCACAAGCTCTTTGCAGTCTGGGTCAATGAGATCAGCAGGTTTCTCTCCACATTCATTCTCCGCTTCTGGATCAGCACCCAAGGACAACAGATACCTAAAGGGCACAGAGGAAAGAATGTGTTTAGTCAAGTTAGAGAGGTTTGAATTTCATGCTGGCCTAAGCTGGTTcctgctggtttgtgctggtctagtgctggtttagttggtcacccagcatggtcatggtTGACCAGCATTCTGGTTTATGCTGACTTTTTGTTGTAGGGTTGTAAATGTCTATCTTTCTTATGGTTTATTTCTAATGTCCAGTGCTAGTCCAAGGAACATACATTATTACTgtatttcaaatgtaaaaatgagaaGATTTTTTTGAACAACTAAAGACTTCACTCCAAACCTTTACCAGCTACTAAAGGCAACCAGCATGCAAACTCACTTTGCAATTTCTGGAAATCCATCACTGCAGGCCATGTGGAGCGGCGTCCATCCTTCTTCATCTCTCTGCATGATGTCAGCCCCGTAGCTCACGAGCAGCTTCACACACTCCAGGTTCCCAGAGAGCACGGCCTCGTGAATGGCTGCCATGCCTGCACAAGCACCGGAGGGATCACAGGATAAATATCCAGCTCAGACAACTCAATTATCACAGTGATTAAGGTTCAGGACACTGAGGATTATCTTATTACAGCCACAGTCTGTTTATGTCTGAGAAACAAGAGGACTGTGATGGAGCTATAGCTGGTGAATAGGGCTTAATAAGCAGCTTGAGAGCAATTTTAAGCCCAATTGAacaaataatagtaataatgagaGTATTTTTGATAGTAATATCATATTCATTGAAGCTATTGAAGAGATTTGAACCACTTTAGTTGCAATTCTGCAGAATTGTTGCTGTATTTgggttattatttattatttaggtTATTATTTTGGTTTTGGCGTATTATTGGCATGTTTAAGAGAATGGTTAAGACCCACTTGTTTAGATAAGCTTTTAATGAACTTCcagctgtttcttttttgtcatttgtgtttatatttgcaattttatccatttctgtcttttgtaAGGCACTTAGTGAAACTTTGTTaggaaaagtgctatataaataatgcctgttcttattgttattagcattattattgtccattatttgcattttactgcattttccatttttagtgCATCATGGTTAGAATATCGTTCAGAAGTTTAAAATCACAATTCATGTTTGTAATCATTTTTCttaataatataaaagcaaTTTGGCAGCAGAGATACATATAAATGATTTGAATATGCTAGTCCTGTTCAACTTCATAATAATAGTACTGTTAATAATAGGAAGCTTTTAGATTTGTTTCAGCTGTTTAGCTtctagaataaaaaaataatgtgtagGAAAGTGTAATAATTCAATCTTGAGGCAGACATATTGCCATAAAATAACTGTGAAATCGAgaaatacagtatattatttattattttatcactTCTTGTTGCTCCCAGCCTCAAAATATTGatcaaaacatctaaaatacattttgttatcAACTCTGTAATATCTAAATCTACATTATATGATTTATAGATCAGTTATTACAGtatagaaacaaaaataatttaaaatatttattaaatattttagaaaGATAACTGACTTCAAACATCTGTGGTagcataaataaattaaataataaaaaacaacaacaaaaacatctctCCTTACCtgagtggtagatggtgtccagGGTCACTCTACTGGTTCTAATAAAGCGACCAATCCTCTCCAGCTCGCCTTGGCGGACGTAATCCTGGAAGAGGACGTCATTGGGGAAGTGGACGCTGCGGACGGGTTTGATGGACTTGTGAGGACGCAGGCAGGACGCTGGGCTCATGATTTTAGAGCTGCAGCCCTCGTAGGTCACAGTTGGGGTCACTGGGCACTGGTAGTACTTCATGTTCACCAAAGATGTTCTTCTCGTCTCTCACGAAGCAAATCTGAGAAGTTTGGTGGGTCAGCAGCTAAACTGTTGGCTTCTTTGTGATGTTCTTAGACGTTCCAGTCAAAAGTTTCCTTGTTTAAGATTTAGATCTTCTCTAGGTTTGTTTTTCTGGAGCTTCAAGCCTTTATGTCCTCAGATCTCCTTCACCTTTGAGATAAGTCTTCTCAAGTCTTGTAGATTGAAAGCTTGAAGCTAGGCTTAAGCTTTAGATGTCGTGGTTGTCTCCTCTTCAGAAGCTTCAGTTCTTCTCAGTTCTTGCAGCTTGAAGTTGCTTCTGCTCTTCTAGTGCTGTTGTGGCTGGATCTCTTTGGTATGAGGCTTCTTCCTGGACAGTTGGTGTGTAGTGCGGGTCTAAGTGGCTCTGAATGGCTTCGAGCCCTATATACCCTCTCTCAGACTATTTTCGGTGCTGACACTTCACAGCTCCAATGACTGAATTGGAAGATGAGTGGACCTTGGCCAAGCCCACTCAACTCACTCATGCCCTTCCAATGGATGGGAGCTGTAACCTCAGCCTGTTTTTGCCAGGatatacacacccacatacacattcccaatcacttcaaGCTTGTTGGTCACGCACTGCACAAGCGGGGAGTAACTTCTAGTAAACAGCCCATGGGGCATGAAGATGGTTTATGGGTGAAACATGCCAAACAGAAGTAGAAACATGCTAAGACTGGTCAACAGTCTGTTTGACCAACAGCCAACATAAGGTGTTTGCCAGCAAACAGGGCTATTTTGGTTCCTCGGTTTATGGTATTACCATGTGCATGCTGCACAACAGATGATGGTGATTCTAGATTTAGTATAAAACCCTACCAGATGAGCTTAGTGTTAATAAATAACCTTCACCGTTCTAGAGCTCTAGAACATTCCAAGTTAAGCTTGATTAACATACAGTTTACTTGGTAAAGACAAAAGGGTGTCAATTACTTATCAATTCAAACACATATCATTAAAAGTGGAAACTTGCtcaactgatttttcaaaatctctgcataattaggTGGTTAAgattaattcagagtggtttggtgtgaaatgctctgttccagagaaacttacagaaccagaattgttcacagtgctggtgatagaaaccagacatccacctctaaatgctccctcacagaatgttATTAGATGAAATTTAATGACACCAAACcacccatttcacatcaaatcactctgtttacatctccaaCACTGTATGAtgtagaaatgaaaaataaatgaaaataaattccTTTAAAAACCAGCGTTTTTACCAGCATAATCTGATTTCTTCTACTTTTAGATAGTTACTAGGTAGTTAAAGAACCCATATACCCTACCTTTTACatgagttttgttttttctccttGAGTTCCACTTACATTTggatggtttgatttttaaaaagtcataatgtaaaatgttttgcatgAATATGAACTTCTTTTTGttccttacaattaaacaggatgcttttgttactgtgcctttatgacttttatatgtaaataagctctgttctgattacacctcattcaatgtgaatgggcggggctaaactgctataggctgattaGGCAATAcacccagcagtcatcaggcaggaTACACACCATACAGGTCACCGGTCCATACagacttttttatatatatatatatatatatataaaaatgtatacacacatacatacatacatacacccaggggcaattcacccatgtccaactggcctgactgcatgtctttggactgtgggaggaaacccggagaacccggaagaaacccacacagacacggggagaacaggcaaactccacacagatctcacctggtcacccggtcagggaatcgaacccaggccctccttgctgtgaggcgacagcgctatcCAACATGCCACCATGCTGCGCTGATTAAGCAGATATATGTACAtagttcttgtgacatcacagacaagttgaattcaaaacaggctgtttttgcagctcagcTTCTATACGGACCAGGAATcaacagtatgttttgaaactttaacagtttttacttatttactcatACTCCAGGATGGTTCAAAGAAATGGAGGGAAACTCAATGTCCCAAGATGTGGGAATTTTCAATTCTTTGGGTAgatttaacctcttcaactccttgagaccaccggtggttgcAAAATGCACTGTGtcatatttctatatatttctaCTTTCAGAAAGTGGGTGTTGTATGAGAGCTGTACCTGTCTTCTTTCTAGTCAAATATATGGGTGatcccttataataaaagaagctgaactcactttttttgtctactgaaagttgacccatttttccacaaatctggtcTATAAACAAAGTGTCTCTTCAGtcatctgctctgtaaaaattattttcataaaataatatgtctttttggctttcagcagtaaattgtaagcatacagcaacatgtgtgatcataaaacattttctgttaatttgaggggaaaataaaaatgtagattaattttatgcagttactgaataatttgccttacgctTTGGTCAGGTAAactcagatggacaaaccaaaatatacctgGGACAGTAAgagtatttcagtatttttgcTTCTCCTCTAGAGACCTCATTTTATCTATTCTGTAATTATCGGtaataaaatatgaacatttagATGTTATTTTCAGATAACAAAAattgatttcattcatttaattcatgTATTCACGTCCACTGTTGGTGCCATTTTTCTTAAAAAGTGCATTTACAGTCACACAGACTGTGATAGATTAattatttaatcttattttGAATTGTGATGTAACGGTATACTTAAACATCAGTGTGACAATAAATTCATGGATTTTGTAATACCATGcaacataaaacagtgtctaAAATAGTCATAAACCCCTAATAAAATAATTACCCTTGTAGAACaattaaagcaaaatagtccccaaagaaaacttttcagattttccaccatTTTCCCCCCAGTTatcaatattccatataaaactcagaaga from the Pygocentrus nattereri isolate fPygNat1 chromosome 30, fPygNat1.pri, whole genome shotgun sequence genome contains:
- the LOC108424716 gene encoding mapk-regulated corepressor-interacting protein 1-like; translated protein: MTCFLSAAPKMVQNYKQTSGACSPTNTEELLTPAHEENVRFIHYTWQCVMREMQSFQGSENSNKGPQKYVERTPNPNLSSFTPVDLNDVRRRNTQDSKKS
- the ppp1r27b gene encoding protein phosphatase 1 regulatory subunit 27b → MKYYQCPVTPTVTYEGCSSKIMSPASCLRPHKSIKPVRSVHFPNDVLFQDYVRQGELERIGRFIRTSRVTLDTIYHSGMAAIHEAVLSGNLECVKLLVSYGADIMQRDEEGWTPLHMACSDGFPEIAKYLLSLGADPEAENECGEKPADLIDPDCKELVELFGVEGD